The following are from one region of the Sandaracinus amylolyticus genome:
- a CDS encoding SpoIVB peptidase S55 domain-containing protein has protein sequence MRRALTVLLAALALVCAGTALSDAPIAIGQLRGVGAAIMEVSEVRPGMRGYGLTVFRGTQPERFEVEVIDVLHDFRPDQDLILVRTIHPILEEAPTVGGMSGSPIYLEDRLVGAYAYGWPYGRQPVAGVTPIRSMLAEIDRPVRPDSFPGAMPMPATREERSGRRAASLEHRLRGARPYLGTEPRGAFAALEEQSRRLAIPRTAATSGASMIPVSTPLLVGGLEPSVVAMLSEHLAPFGLDVLQAGGGGTMATTTSGPPARFVDGGGLAVTLARGDIASNVVGTVTHVQGDRLVAFGHPMLEAGETGLPTAVARVLHILASFQRSFKIAEPVAPVGALVQDRQATIVVDQQLQPAMIPVRLRLTGVPDAQRSEWNFEVASHRALTPLLVFTSITNAVKSVAADHADVMFDATSRVWIDGRTTPVEVHDAGFSASGPAASSALQQLRGFDLVELAFVNPFVVTRPTRIEIELAMRFAHETAEIVDASVASTEVDPGERVNVRVVLRRYGMPEEVRMVPVDVPESAAGQSISVMVQPGSEVEVERPEPRTLDHAIDAVRERYARTSMVVSTRLPTSRGLRMAGHVVRSLPGSALDALQQAGDSDRARAFVTHRRAEVPMDVVLSGGARVELSVRRVAREAD, from the coding sequence TTGCGCCGCGCTCTGACGGTCCTTCTCGCTGCGCTCGCGCTCGTCTGCGCGGGCACTGCGCTCTCCGACGCACCGATCGCCATCGGTCAGCTGCGCGGAGTAGGCGCGGCGATCATGGAGGTCTCCGAGGTCCGGCCCGGGATGCGCGGATACGGGCTCACCGTGTTCCGCGGCACGCAGCCGGAGCGCTTCGAGGTCGAGGTCATCGACGTCCTTCACGATTTCCGACCCGATCAGGACCTCATCCTCGTCCGCACCATCCATCCGATCCTCGAAGAGGCGCCGACCGTCGGTGGGATGAGCGGCAGCCCGATCTATCTCGAGGATCGGCTCGTCGGCGCGTACGCGTACGGATGGCCCTACGGCCGTCAGCCGGTCGCAGGCGTCACGCCGATCCGCAGCATGCTCGCGGAGATCGATCGCCCGGTGCGCCCCGACTCGTTCCCCGGCGCGATGCCGATGCCCGCGACGCGCGAGGAGCGATCGGGTCGCCGTGCTGCATCGCTCGAGCACCGCCTGCGCGGCGCGAGGCCGTACCTCGGCACCGAGCCGCGCGGCGCGTTCGCAGCGCTCGAGGAGCAGTCGCGCCGCCTCGCGATCCCGCGCACCGCGGCGACCAGCGGCGCGTCGATGATCCCCGTCTCGACGCCGCTGCTCGTCGGTGGGCTCGAGCCCTCCGTCGTCGCGATGCTGAGCGAGCACCTCGCGCCCTTCGGGCTCGACGTGCTGCAGGCCGGCGGCGGCGGGACGATGGCGACGACCACGAGCGGTCCGCCCGCGCGCTTCGTCGATGGTGGTGGCCTCGCGGTCACGCTCGCACGCGGCGACATCGCGTCGAACGTCGTCGGCACCGTCACCCACGTGCAGGGTGATCGCCTCGTCGCGTTCGGGCACCCGATGCTCGAGGCGGGCGAGACCGGTCTGCCCACCGCGGTCGCGCGCGTGCTGCACATCCTCGCGAGCTTCCAGCGCTCGTTCAAGATCGCCGAGCCCGTCGCGCCGGTGGGGGCGCTGGTGCAGGACCGACAGGCGACGATCGTCGTCGATCAGCAGCTGCAGCCCGCGATGATCCCGGTGCGCCTGCGCCTGACCGGCGTGCCCGACGCGCAGCGCAGCGAGTGGAACTTCGAGGTCGCGTCGCACCGCGCGCTCACGCCGCTGCTCGTGTTCACGAGCATCACGAACGCGGTGAAGTCGGTCGCGGCCGATCATGCCGACGTGATGTTCGACGCGACGAGCCGCGTGTGGATCGACGGGCGCACCACGCCGGTCGAGGTGCACGACGCGGGCTTCTCCGCGAGCGGTCCCGCCGCGTCGAGCGCGCTGCAGCAGCTGCGCGGCTTCGATCTCGTCGAGCTCGCGTTCGTGAACCCCTTCGTGGTCACGCGCCCGACGCGCATCGAGATCGAGCTCGCGATGCGCTTCGCCCACGAGACCGCGGAGATCGTCGATGCGTCGGTCGCGAGCACCGAGGTCGATCCCGGCGAGCGCGTGAACGTGCGCGTGGTGCTGCGTCGCTACGGCATGCCCGAGGAAGTGCGCATGGTGCCGGTGGACGTGCCGGAGAGCGCAGCCGGGCAGAGCATCTCGGTGATGGTGCAGCCGGGCTCCGAGGTGGAGGTCGAGCGGCCCGAGCCGCGCACGCTCGATCACGCGATCGATGCGGTGCGCGAGCGCTACGCGCGCACGTCGATGGTGGTGTCGACGCGACTTCCGACCTCGCGCGGATTGCGGATGGCGGGCCACGTCGTGCGCTCGCTGCCGGGCTCGGCGCTCGATGCGCTGCAGCAGGCGGGTGACTCCGATCGCGCGCGCGCGTTCGTGACGCACCGCCGCGCCGAAGTGCCCATGGACGTCGTGCTGAGCGGTGGAGCACGGGTGGAGCTGAGCGTGCGTCGCGTCGCGCGTGAGGCGGACTGA
- a CDS encoding response regulator, whose protein sequence is MADTREIEFQIEGPDEVVTAEVVADEVVAKMPRESGVLVVEDDPDTQWRLARMLTVHGARVVGTSSGEAALAVIAQWPADLVLIDQGLPGISGLEVARRIRQEHPGIPVVLMSSEESHDLRLAAKVAGAALMLIKPFRVEVLFELLQRLTNAGAELVEELVDGDGELAPAE, encoded by the coding sequence ATGGCCGACACGCGCGAGATCGAATTCCAGATCGAAGGACCCGACGAGGTCGTGACCGCAGAGGTGGTCGCGGACGAGGTGGTCGCCAAAATGCCGCGCGAGAGCGGTGTCCTCGTCGTCGAGGACGACCCCGACACGCAGTGGCGCCTGGCGAGGATGCTGACGGTGCACGGCGCGCGCGTCGTGGGCACCAGCTCCGGCGAGGCGGCGCTCGCGGTGATCGCGCAGTGGCCCGCGGACCTCGTGCTGATCGATCAGGGGCTTCCCGGCATCAGCGGGCTCGAGGTCGCGCGGCGCATCCGCCAGGAGCACCCCGGCATCCCGGTCGTGCTGATGAGCAGCGAGGAGAGCCACGACCTGCGCCTCGCCGCGAAGGTCGCGGGCGCGGCGCTGATGCTGATCAAGCCGTTCCGCGTCGAGGTGCTCTTCGAGCTCCTGCAGCGCCTGACGAACGCGGGCGCGGAGCTGGTCGAAGAGCTGGTGGACGGCGACGGCGAGCTCGCCCCCGCCGAGTGA
- a CDS encoding haloacid dehalogenase-like hydrolase produces MRPPPLPHQTNVLRAALERIAGWSEIEGARTPVVVFDLDATLYDNRPRTLEILMEYREEVVESEPEVADSLATLTSEHIEYLLSDTLRGCGITAASVVADVTRYWHDRFFTDDYLQHDAALDGAAEYVRACHEAGGIIVYLTGRDIPGMFLGTVASLRDSGFPIGVAGTELVLKPDANLPDEAFKRGALPTLDRLGDLVAFFDNEPANCNLAKAMYPDCTVVLLETQKVPYAPDPAADVEVGVSDFRIG; encoded by the coding sequence GTGCGACCGCCCCCCCTTCCTCATCAGACGAACGTCCTCCGCGCCGCGCTCGAGCGCATCGCGGGATGGAGCGAGATCGAGGGCGCGCGCACGCCCGTCGTGGTGTTCGATCTCGACGCGACGCTCTACGACAACCGCCCGCGAACGCTCGAGATCCTCATGGAGTATCGCGAAGAGGTCGTGGAGTCGGAGCCCGAGGTCGCCGACTCGCTGGCGACGCTGACGAGCGAGCACATCGAGTATCTGCTGAGCGACACGCTGCGCGGCTGTGGGATCACGGCGGCGAGCGTGGTGGCCGACGTCACGCGGTACTGGCACGACCGGTTCTTCACCGACGACTACCTGCAGCACGATGCAGCGCTCGACGGGGCAGCCGAGTACGTGCGCGCCTGCCACGAGGCAGGAGGCATCATCGTGTACCTCACGGGGCGCGACATCCCGGGGATGTTCCTCGGCACGGTCGCGAGCCTGCGCGACAGCGGCTTCCCGATCGGCGTCGCGGGGACCGAGCTGGTGCTGAAGCCGGACGCGAACCTGCCCGACGAAGCCTTCAAGCGCGGCGCGCTGCCGACGCTCGATCGACTCGGCGATCTCGTCGCGTTCTTCGACAACGAGCCGGCGAACTGCAACCTCGCGAAGGCGATGTACCCCGACTGCACCGTGGTGCTGCTCGAGACGCAGAAGGTGCCGTACGCGCCGGATCCCGCGGCCGACGTCGAGGTCGGCGTGAGCGACTTCCGCATCGGCTGA
- a CDS encoding LysR family transcriptional regulator → MQPWLNYHHLLYFWTIVREGGISAASRKLRLAQPTVSSQLRALEDALGVQLFHRERGRLVLTETGAHVYRYADEIFTLGRELQDSLAGKAAARGPRLVVGVADEVPKLIVQVLLQPATELPGPVRLICYEDRQDRLLADLATHSIDVVIAEAPVPGDAPMRAHSHLLGESEIGIFGAAALAKRLRRDFPRSLDGVPLLVPIENTITRHVLATWFDEHEVRPLIRAELQDSALLGAFGRTGLGAFAAPLVIAQEVCSQYDVERVGTLEGLRQRYYALTVERRIRHPAVRALTESARSKLFARRAAP, encoded by the coding sequence GTGCAGCCCTGGCTGAACTACCACCACCTCCTCTACTTCTGGACGATCGTTCGGGAGGGCGGCATCTCCGCGGCGAGCCGCAAGCTGCGCCTCGCGCAGCCCACGGTGAGCAGCCAACTGCGGGCGCTCGAGGACGCGCTCGGCGTGCAGCTCTTCCATCGCGAGCGCGGGCGGCTGGTGCTCACCGAGACGGGCGCGCACGTGTATCGCTACGCCGACGAGATCTTCACGCTGGGCCGCGAGCTGCAGGACTCGCTCGCCGGGAAGGCGGCGGCGCGTGGGCCGCGCCTCGTGGTCGGCGTTGCCGACGAAGTCCCGAAGCTCATCGTGCAGGTGCTGCTGCAGCCCGCGACGGAGCTGCCCGGTCCGGTGCGCTTGATCTGTTACGAGGACCGCCAGGATCGGCTGCTCGCCGATCTCGCGACGCACTCGATCGACGTGGTCATCGCGGAGGCGCCGGTGCCCGGCGATGCGCCGATGCGGGCGCACAGCCACTTGCTCGGTGAGTCGGAGATCGGGATCTTCGGCGCGGCAGCGCTCGCGAAGCGGCTCCGCCGGGACTTCCCTCGCTCGCTCGACGGCGTGCCCTTGCTCGTGCCGATCGAGAACACGATCACGCGCCACGTGCTCGCGACGTGGTTCGACGAGCACGAAGTCCGGCCGCTGATCCGCGCCGAGCTGCAGGACAGCGCGCTGCTCGGCGCATTCGGGCGCACCGGGCTCGGCGCGTTCGCGGCGCCGCTCGTGATCGCGCAGGAGGTCTGCTCGCAGTACGACGTCGAGCGCGTCGGCACGCTGGAGGGACTGCGGCAGCGCTACTACGCGCTCACCGTCGAGCGTCGCATCCGTCACCCCGCGGTCCGCGCGCTCACGGAGAGCGCACGCTCGAAGCTCTTCGCGCGGCGCGCGGCTCCCTAG
- a CDS encoding MFS transporter, whose protein sequence is MPIWLSRLLPIAILLAVITIVVARLPKVELGHSKAFTTRRFLNWFPLGLTYAFLYMARYNLAAAKNDLGDLITNEDFGTIKAAGTVVYGISFLINGPLTDRIGGRATMLLAALGAAAANIAMGGLLVSGTRDHVVELFMLLYAANMYFQSFGAVSIVKVNAAWFHLRERGTFGGIFGILISLGLYFAFDWCAFIADAAPTEWVFFVPAALLLVFFVIDWFLVRDTPGQAGQTDFETGDATWGDDVAPAPGLRGTIAGVIKVGRMMLSQPVILIIGAIEFCSGFLRSALMDWYALFTRQTHVTGDFVADNWGMMQCIAGILGGVVAGVISDRVFGSRRGPVASILYGVMLGGAIAMTFSLETTPMLSGVVVVMMLAIIGVHGMLSGAASMDFGGRKNVGVVVGIIDGLVYLGQGVQYMTLGHALPSEAPANEVPANWWAWPVGMIPVSLLGLALATRVWNARPKGAAAAH, encoded by the coding sequence ATGCCGATCTGGCTCAGCCGTCTCCTCCCGATCGCGATCCTCCTCGCGGTCATCACGATCGTCGTCGCGCGCCTGCCCAAGGTCGAGCTCGGGCACAGCAAGGCGTTCACGACACGGCGCTTCCTCAACTGGTTCCCGCTCGGGCTCACCTACGCGTTCCTCTACATGGCCCGCTACAACCTGGCGGCCGCGAAGAACGATCTCGGTGACCTGATCACCAACGAGGACTTCGGCACGATCAAAGCGGCGGGCACCGTCGTCTACGGCATCTCGTTCCTGATCAACGGGCCGCTCACCGATCGCATCGGCGGGCGCGCGACGATGCTCCTCGCCGCGCTCGGCGCGGCCGCTGCGAACATCGCGATGGGCGGCCTGCTCGTCAGCGGCACGCGCGACCACGTCGTCGAGCTCTTCATGCTGCTCTACGCAGCGAACATGTACTTCCAGAGCTTCGGCGCGGTCTCGATCGTCAAGGTCAACGCGGCGTGGTTCCACCTGCGCGAGCGCGGCACGTTCGGCGGCATCTTCGGGATCCTGATCTCGCTCGGCCTCTACTTCGCGTTCGACTGGTGCGCATTCATCGCCGACGCGGCGCCGACCGAGTGGGTCTTCTTCGTGCCGGCCGCGCTGCTGCTCGTGTTCTTCGTCATCGACTGGTTCCTCGTGCGCGACACGCCGGGCCAGGCGGGACAGACCGACTTCGAGACCGGCGACGCGACGTGGGGCGACGACGTCGCGCCGGCGCCGGGCCTGCGCGGGACGATCGCCGGCGTGATCAAGGTCGGCCGCATGATGCTCTCGCAGCCGGTGATCCTGATCATCGGCGCGATCGAGTTCTGCAGCGGCTTCCTGCGCTCGGCGCTGATGGACTGGTACGCGCTCTTCACGCGACAGACCCACGTCACCGGCGACTTCGTCGCCGACAACTGGGGGATGATGCAGTGCATCGCCGGCATCCTCGGCGGTGTGGTCGCGGGCGTGATCAGCGATCGCGTGTTCGGATCGCGACGCGGCCCGGTCGCGTCGATCCTCTACGGCGTGATGCTCGGCGGCGCGATCGCGATGACGTTCTCGCTCGAGACCACGCCGATGCTCAGCGGCGTCGTGGTCGTGATGATGCTCGCGATCATCGGCGTGCACGGGATGCTCTCGGGCGCGGCGAGCATGGACTTCGGCGGCAGGAAGAACGTCGGCGTCGTCGTGGGGATCATCGACGGCCTCGTCTATCTCGGGCAGGGCGTGCAGTACATGACGCTCGGCCACGCCCTGCCGAGCGAAGCACCGGCGAACGAGGTGCCCGCGAACTGGTGGGCGTGGCCGGTCGGGATGATCCCGGTGTCGTTGCTGGGGCTCGCGCTCGCGACGCGCGTGTGGAACGCGCGACCGAAGGGCGCTGCAGCCGCGCACTGA